One window of the Corynebacterium glutamicum ATCC 13032 genome contains the following:
- a CDS encoding ATP-dependent Clp protease ATP-binding subunit — MIPFPGQPQQQSAPNDETRFIDLNERHKDDEPALFRDDVIDQTLAILISKNKPNALLVGPAGTGKSRIAEDIARRLANDDVSIPDQLVGHRILDVSIAELVAGAGVVGQLEERILDLIKYATDPSNKVIIFIDEIHQIAGDQSSHSGSQAKVAQILKPYLARGDLRVIGATTTQEARDFDHDPALKRRFSRVNVDEFDRDQTLTILHAARDGYLKHFNNAVTVSDDVLGYVYTYSQQFNPGNTAQPDAALTLFDKALASLTMEKQRLINNHVIAPSLKFPVSERHIHNTARKLAFGSQVPASINTDDARDKLETLFGQDHIIEPVLTAIKREQLGIFPRTKPLSWVFAGSSGVGKTEMARILSRAINGGDPIIINGPEYISPESITGLIGSSDGYIGSNSKRAKPLDPLISNPRQVIVLDEFEKSHPHFQQLFMAALDTGTMAMANGTTLNFSQAIIIATTNAARDKIGRDSFGFDSDNSGVLGSAQAATDPRAQERLKSLMSKDFPVELLNRFQNIFAFNRIDAGTYREILDNLYQRRRDAVLLSHPHYAAQIPADIDSDTLDQLVETTFISDFGARPAARTIEDHIASLLM, encoded by the coding sequence ATGATCCCTTTTCCAGGGCAACCGCAGCAGCAAAGCGCACCCAATGACGAGACCCGTTTCATCGACCTTAACGAACGTCATAAAGATGATGAACCAGCCCTGTTTCGCGATGATGTTATTGATCAAACTCTCGCTATTTTGATCAGTAAAAATAAGCCCAATGCGCTACTCGTTGGGCCTGCCGGTACAGGTAAATCCCGTATCGCAGAAGATATTGCGCGCCGCCTTGCCAATGATGACGTATCTATTCCCGATCAGCTTGTCGGCCACCGTATTCTTGATGTCTCCATTGCAGAGCTTGTTGCTGGTGCTGGCGTTGTTGGTCAGCTCGAAGAACGCATTCTGGATCTCATCAAGTATGCGACCGACCCGAGTAACAAAGTCATTATCTTTATTGACGAGATTCACCAAATTGCTGGTGATCAGTCCAGTCACAGTGGATCGCAAGCCAAAGTTGCTCAGATTCTCAAACCCTATCTTGCCCGTGGTGACCTTCGTGTTATTGGTGCCACCACCACCCAGGAAGCTCGTGACTTCGATCATGATCCAGCCCTCAAACGCCGTTTTAGCAGAGTAAATGTCGATGAATTTGATCGAGATCAAACGCTCACTATTCTTCATGCTGCACGTGATGGTTACCTCAAACATTTCAACAACGCTGTCACGGTATCTGACGACGTACTGGGCTATGTCTACACCTACTCGCAGCAATTCAACCCAGGCAATACAGCACAACCTGATGCAGCACTGACGCTGTTTGATAAGGCGTTGGCTTCCCTAACTATGGAGAAACAGCGTCTGATCAACAACCATGTCATTGCGCCGTCGCTCAAGTTCCCTGTGTCAGAAAGGCACATCCATAACACCGCTCGCAAACTTGCCTTTGGCTCTCAAGTGCCAGCCTCCATCAATACTGATGATGCTCGTGACAAACTCGAAACGTTGTTTGGTCAAGATCATATTATTGAGCCAGTACTCACCGCTATCAAGCGTGAACAGCTTGGTATTTTCCCTCGCACCAAACCATTGAGCTGGGTGTTTGCTGGTTCATCTGGTGTGGGTAAAACAGAAATGGCGCGTATTCTCTCTCGCGCCATTAATGGCGGCGATCCCATCATTATCAATGGTCCCGAATACATTAGTCCTGAGTCCATTACTGGCCTTATCGGATCATCCGATGGCTATATCGGCTCTAATTCTAAGCGTGCTAAACCACTCGACCCGCTGATTTCTAATCCGCGTCAGGTGATTGTGCTCGATGAATTTGAGAAGTCTCACCCTCATTTCCAGCAATTGTTCATGGCAGCTCTTGATACAGGCACTATGGCGATGGCTAATGGCACGACATTGAATTTCTCTCAGGCCATTATCATTGCCACCACCAATGCAGCCCGCGACAAAATCGGTCGTGACAGCTTTGGATTCGATTCAGATAATTCAGGTGTCCTCGGTTCTGCTCAAGCAGCAACTGATCCGCGTGCACAGGAACGCCTCAAGTCACTGATGTCCAAGGATTTCCCTGTTGAACTGCTCAACCGTTTCCAGAATATCTTTGCCTTCAACCGCATTGATGCAGGCACCTACCGTGAGATTCTGGACAATCTCTACCAGCGTCGCCGTGACGCCGTGCTGCTTAGCCACCCGCATTACGCAGCACAGATCCCTGCAGATATTGATTCAGACACTCTTGATCAGCTGGTGGAAACCACCTTTATCTCAGATTTTGGTGCACGTCCTGCTGCACGCACCATCGAAGACCACATCGCATCCTTGCTGATGTGA
- a CDS encoding NUDIX hydrolase codes for MTTPHSHRAPRLASTVIIARESADSGTLEFFIQQRQSTMAYAANAVVFPGGGVEDSDYPFMLPHRDQHMSPEHIKHHASRLHMDSETMAAHISAARREVWEETGVDLGNYNHELIPIDRWITPDIPAFRRRYDTATFVLILSKDSTNAALQHQHQTTEATHSYWATAEELLTQWSTGHLNLLLPTWWHINQLNHLHTLNQLYSFAQRTHNPQHTPPTVFANWTAPADEAAMQHYGFPDPDAYFDHATIAGKHHTLITRK; via the coding sequence ATGACCACACCTCACTCCCACCGCGCACCACGTCTGGCATCCACGGTCATTATTGCCCGCGAGTCTGCTGACTCAGGTACCTTAGAATTCTTTATCCAGCAGCGACAATCCACTATGGCTTATGCAGCAAACGCTGTTGTTTTCCCAGGCGGCGGTGTTGAGGACAGCGATTATCCCTTTATGCTCCCCCACCGCGATCAGCACATGTCGCCTGAACACATCAAGCATCATGCCAGCCGACTCCACATGGACTCAGAAACTATGGCAGCTCATATTTCCGCTGCACGCCGGGAAGTATGGGAAGAAACAGGCGTTGATCTCGGTAATTACAACCATGAACTCATCCCGATCGACCGCTGGATCACACCTGATATTCCTGCTTTTAGGCGCCGTTACGACACCGCCACCTTTGTACTTATTCTAAGCAAAGACAGCACTAACGCAGCTCTGCAGCACCAGCATCAAACCACCGAGGCCACCCATTCTTATTGGGCAACTGCAGAAGAACTGCTCACTCAATGGTCAACAGGTCATCTCAACCTGTTGTTACCAACGTGGTGGCATATCAACCAGCTCAATCACCTCCACACGCTAAACCAGCTGTATAGCTTTGCCCAGCGTACCCATAATCCGCAGCACACTCCACCCACAGTGTTTGCTAACTGGACTGCACCGGCTGATGAGGCCGCCATGCAGCACTATGGGTTCCCTGATCCCGATGCGTACTTTGACCATGCCACTATCGCAGGAAAACACCACACACTCATCACAAGAAAGTAG
- a CDS encoding UvrD-helicase domain-containing protein: MPIIIDNLNSDDDSTIGTATEYNPDTDADLLDAINADADLDGDATISTNATEEGVDAAAEKPKKKRKAPALKPKGLTAKFFHRDLTGVGGRTGRLNKNVHPTNPDLSYQPVSDVYTPQSADHKGIKTRYILTHPTPAVVLSESISNAFHVSTLRRNNNVNNSDSELAAWPYLYQLDIPQLDQMINVADICDYHFHGYNLWVDFTPQTIALRSGKTVLDDGTTASDNTTHVYYRVTVHVIAGQDHGSTLLDDQGNQVLDRDDNPISTPSIKRIGAVTDLFDHNPFGFASVNSFAFVDFSWDPATTLVDMLNNLDSYLSNHINIASSPTPIALDMVVLNEWSEKSYQLCERVVAQAKLINSNKITAHVSDVIKQNAHNILWFTEQMNPGTTNLSEVPISKKSMLPMSRQLRILEHYDVPLTAYSALFWTVSAIKNESMVQYLVRQNMQLTLSSNLDALNSIVSQLPVPDKDVVAASGYQIQPHFSTQQREAITTDNPLAIIQAGAGTGKSTVILERIEYLCAAGTNPEEIAVLSFTNAAADNITAKNDKVTSMTISKMVHEIYAHNFPDHEISTIDTIINTLDIEYGDQMVTSDYMIQLRDLLYKVMTQGGNANLTALSIFMESHIEAFISVLDQIKQTSLELEIIICYLLLDKLIEPHASPKYLIIDEVQDNSVFEFVFALRFAAKHNTSLYLVGDSSQTLYEFRSANPKALNSLEASGVFGTYRLTTNYRSNQEILDFANIHLSDIEANQFAGIQLYANSFDAPTADSFKEKVELDMHHVSKQSEFTDSIPYFMESNKARFDAAILNNEQTIVLAHSGREIRAAQQALAEMYPSITVRNLQSDKGFNNTVFSTFIKDFWFEVTAVDPAHAAFTFTSQVTAHLDKLVRGKREQMEDRVIRSMAAWWRENERDIQGWVQQTQSGAITNEEFFYRLRQCILDYEIRNNRARQSMLNARNNANKEAVAQEKPLLMVSTIHSAKGLEFDNVIVLQKPSSDAEMTEEGKRATYVALTRAKKRELIIAGSTRAYPRIVTDYEQIVDLLEKRDEERKIKEEEAAALATLEAEQETRALAAAEAQAQALLLEHNPWLRDLSDEEVTALTEQEIINNVEAALQIEEEEEEARALAAAEPAIQQYLSQFAFDEFPDDDNVANTVVHVAPQPILHQAVPADVTVQSSTAPVTPVVADLEVTTVAADPVEPTIVAAQPEVDDNLVYSTSTPNSHSDVIAVNSDTSENAAVNPVLSDIEALRAIFNNQD; this comes from the coding sequence ATGCCAATTATCATTGATAACCTCAATTCTGACGACGACTCCACCATCGGCACTGCCACCGAATACAACCCTGACACTGACGCCGATTTACTTGATGCTATTAACGCTGATGCTGACCTTGATGGCGACGCCACCATCAGCACTAACGCGACAGAAGAAGGTGTAGACGCAGCAGCTGAAAAACCTAAGAAAAAGCGTAAAGCCCCTGCTCTGAAGCCTAAAGGACTCACGGCAAAGTTCTTCCACCGTGATCTTACTGGCGTAGGTGGTAGGACCGGTCGCCTCAACAAGAACGTACACCCGACCAACCCAGATCTGTCCTACCAGCCAGTCTCTGATGTCTACACCCCACAATCAGCAGATCACAAGGGTATTAAGACCCGCTACATCCTTACCCATCCAACCCCCGCTGTTGTTCTCAGTGAGTCCATCAGCAACGCGTTTCATGTCTCTACCCTGCGTCGCAACAATAATGTCAACAACTCTGATTCGGAATTGGCTGCCTGGCCGTACCTCTACCAACTCGATATTCCGCAGCTGGACCAGATGATTAATGTCGCTGACATCTGTGATTACCATTTCCACGGATATAACCTGTGGGTGGATTTTACCCCGCAGACTATCGCTCTACGATCCGGTAAGACGGTACTCGATGACGGTACCACCGCCTCTGATAACACCACTCATGTCTATTACCGCGTCACCGTTCACGTTATTGCCGGTCAAGATCATGGATCTACTCTGCTTGATGACCAGGGCAACCAGGTGCTTGATAGGGATGATAATCCTATTTCTACCCCAAGTATCAAGCGTATTGGCGCTGTCACTGATCTTTTCGATCACAATCCTTTTGGCTTCGCTAGTGTAAACTCTTTCGCATTTGTCGATTTCTCATGGGACCCAGCCACCACCTTGGTCGATATGCTCAACAACCTTGATTCATATCTCTCTAATCACATCAATATTGCCAGCTCCCCAACCCCCATTGCCCTCGATATGGTTGTGCTCAATGAATGGTCTGAAAAGTCCTATCAGCTGTGCGAACGCGTTGTTGCACAGGCAAAGCTCATCAACAGCAACAAGATCACCGCACATGTGAGTGATGTCATCAAGCAAAATGCCCACAATATCTTGTGGTTTACCGAACAGATGAACCCTGGCACCACCAACCTCAGCGAGGTACCTATCTCCAAGAAGTCTATGCTGCCGATGTCTCGCCAGCTACGTATTTTGGAGCACTACGATGTACCACTGACCGCGTACTCTGCTCTTTTCTGGACTGTCAGCGCCATTAAGAATGAATCTATGGTGCAGTACCTTGTGCGACAGAATATGCAGCTCACCTTGAGCTCAAATCTGGATGCACTCAACTCCATTGTCTCCCAGCTCCCTGTACCAGATAAGGACGTTGTGGCTGCTTCTGGCTACCAGATTCAGCCACACTTCTCCACGCAGCAGCGTGAAGCAATCACCACTGATAATCCTCTCGCGATTATTCAGGCCGGTGCTGGTACCGGTAAATCCACCGTGATTCTGGAACGCATTGAGTACTTGTGCGCTGCAGGCACCAACCCTGAAGAGATTGCTGTGCTGTCTTTTACTAATGCTGCCGCCGATAACATCACAGCAAAAAATGACAAGGTGACCTCTATGACCATCTCCAAGATGGTTCATGAGATTTACGCACACAATTTCCCTGATCATGAGATCTCCACCATCGACACCATTATCAATACGCTTGATATTGAATACGGCGATCAAATGGTGACCTCCGATTACATGATTCAGCTCCGTGACCTGCTCTATAAGGTCATGACGCAGGGTGGCAACGCCAACCTGACAGCGTTGAGCATCTTCATGGAATCCCATATCGAGGCGTTCATCTCGGTGTTGGATCAGATCAAGCAGACTTCTCTTGAGCTGGAAATCATCATCTGCTACCTGCTCTTGGATAAGCTGATCGAGCCTCATGCATCGCCGAAGTACCTCATTATTGATGAGGTGCAGGACAACTCGGTCTTCGAGTTCGTCTTTGCACTTCGTTTTGCGGCAAAGCACAATACGAGTCTGTACTTGGTGGGTGACTCGTCACAGACCTTGTATGAGTTCCGTTCTGCTAACCCTAAGGCTCTGAACTCCCTGGAAGCATCTGGTGTTTTCGGTACCTACCGTTTGACCACCAATTACCGTTCCAACCAGGAAATTCTTGACTTCGCTAATATCCACCTCTCGGATATTGAAGCTAACCAGTTCGCAGGTATTCAGCTCTACGCCAACTCTTTTGATGCACCTACTGCGGACAGCTTCAAAGAAAAGGTTGAACTGGACATGCACCATGTGTCTAAGCAGTCTGAGTTTACCGACAGCATTCCTTATTTCATGGAGTCCAATAAAGCTCGCTTTGATGCTGCGATCTTGAACAATGAGCAAACCATTGTGCTTGCTCATTCTGGTCGTGAAATTCGTGCAGCGCAGCAAGCGCTAGCCGAGATGTACCCCAGCATCACGGTGCGTAACTTGCAGTCCGATAAGGGTTTCAACAACACGGTATTTTCGACCTTTATTAAGGATTTCTGGTTTGAGGTCACCGCTGTAGACCCAGCTCATGCCGCATTTACCTTTACCAGCCAAGTCACCGCTCATCTAGATAAGTTGGTACGCGGAAAGCGTGAGCAGATGGAGGATCGCGTTATCCGGTCTATGGCTGCATGGTGGCGTGAAAATGAGCGTGACATCCAGGGTTGGGTGCAGCAAACTCAGTCCGGTGCGATCACCAACGAAGAGTTCTTCTACCGTCTTCGTCAGTGCATTCTTGACTATGAAATCAGGAATAACCGAGCACGTCAGTCCATGCTCAATGCGCGCAACAACGCTAACAAGGAGGCTGTCGCACAGGAGAAACCACTGCTCATGGTCTCCACCATTCACAGTGCAAAGGGTCTGGAATTCGATAATGTCATCGTGCTTCAAAAACCAAGCTCCGATGCAGAGATGACCGAAGAAGGTAAGCGCGCAACCTATGTGGCGCTGACCCGTGCAAAAAAGCGTGAACTCATTATTGCTGGTTCTACTCGCGCATACCCACGCATCGTCACCGATTATGAGCAAATCGTTGATCTTCTTGAAAAGCGCGATGAGGAGCGCAAAATTAAGGAGGAAGAGGCTGCAGCACTCGCCACCCTTGAAGCTGAACAGGAGACGCGCGCCCTTGCTGCTGCTGAGGCGCAGGCTCAGGCGTTGTTGCTTGAGCACAACCCGTGGTTGCGTGATCTCAGCGATGAAGAAGTCACTGCTCTAACTGAGCAAGAGATCATCAACAATGTTGAGGCAGCCCTACAGATTGAAGAAGAGGAGGAAGAGGCTCGTGCACTCGCTGCAGCAGAGCCAGCAATTCAGCAGTACTTGTCTCAGTTTGCTTTCGATGAGTTCCCGGACGACGACAATGTAGCCAACACTGTCGTACATGTAGCACCACAGCCTATTCTCCACCAGGCAGTGCCTGCAGATGTGACTGTACAATCAAGCACCGCCCCCGTAACACCTGTTGTTGCGGATCTTGAGGTAACCACTGTTGCAGCTGATCCAGTCGAACCGACTATCGTTGCTGCACAGCCTGAGGTGGACGACAACCTTGTCTACAGCACGTCCACCCCTAATAGTCACAGTGACGTTATTGCAGTGAACTCTGATACCTCAGAAAACGCTGCTGTTAATCCAGTTCTGTCCGATATTGAGGCACTCCGAGCAATTTTCAACAACCAGGACTAA